One part of the Roseomonas gilardii genome encodes these proteins:
- a CDS encoding pyridoxal phosphate-dependent aminotransferase: protein MPALATRLTEIPVAPSVAMSIKAREMKAQGHQVISLTVGEPDFATPPHAIEAANRAALEGLTKYPPQDGVRALKEAIQRKFRRENKLDYALNEIMVANGGKQIITNAFLATCDVGDEVLIPSPYWISYAMQAKLAGADASFVSCPQNNGFKLRPEDLEAAITPKTKWLVLNFPNNPTGAACSRAEMQALAEVLLRHPHVWIMSDDMYEHLVYDGFEFCTIAEVEPRLKDRVLTLNGVSKTYAMTGWRIGYAGGPAPLIKAMVTMQGHLTGGVSTVGQAAATAALEGPQELVAERAHAYRERRDFLVERLNTIPGIACHKPEGAFYLFPNIGGCLGRTTAGGRVLETDTDFAMALLEEQHVATVAGAAYGMSPYLRLSYATGMEQLAEACARIDRFCRGLS from the coding sequence ATGCCCGCCCTTGCCACCCGCCTGACGGAAATCCCGGTCGCCCCTTCCGTGGCCATGTCCATCAAGGCGCGCGAGATGAAGGCCCAGGGCCATCAGGTCATCAGCCTCACCGTCGGCGAGCCCGATTTCGCCACGCCCCCGCATGCCATCGAGGCCGCGAACCGCGCCGCGCTCGAAGGGCTGACCAAGTACCCGCCGCAGGACGGCGTCCGCGCGCTGAAGGAAGCGATCCAGCGCAAGTTCCGCCGCGAGAACAAGCTCGACTACGCGCTGAACGAGATCATGGTCGCCAATGGCGGCAAGCAGATCATCACCAACGCCTTCCTCGCCACCTGCGATGTGGGCGACGAGGTGCTGATCCCCTCGCCCTACTGGATCAGCTACGCCATGCAGGCGAAGCTGGCCGGCGCCGACGCGAGTTTCGTTTCCTGCCCGCAGAACAACGGTTTCAAGCTGCGGCCGGAGGATCTGGAGGCGGCGATCACGCCGAAGACCAAGTGGCTGGTCCTCAACTTCCCGAACAACCCGACCGGCGCCGCCTGCTCCCGCGCGGAGATGCAGGCCCTGGCCGAGGTGCTGCTGCGCCATCCGCATGTCTGGATCATGTCCGACGATATGTACGAGCACCTCGTCTATGACGGCTTCGAGTTCTGCACCATCGCCGAGGTCGAGCCCCGCCTGAAGGACCGCGTGCTGACGCTGAACGGCGTTTCCAAGACCTATGCGATGACCGGCTGGCGCATCGGCTATGCCGGCGGCCCCGCGCCGCTGATCAAGGCCATGGTGACGATGCAGGGCCATCTCACCGGCGGCGTCTCCACCGTCGGCCAGGCGGCCGCCACCGCGGCGCTGGAGGGGCCGCAGGAACTGGTGGCCGAGCGCGCGCATGCCTATCGCGAGCGCCGCGACTTCCTCGTCGAGCGGCTGAACACGATCCCCGGCATCGCCTGCCACAAGCCCGAGGGCGCCTTCTACCTCTTCCCCAATATTGGTGGCTGCCTGGGCCGCACCACGGCGGGCGGCAGGGTGCTGGAGACGGACACCGACTTCGCCATGGCCCTGTTGGAGGAACAGCACGTCGCCACTGTCGCCGGCGCGGCCTATGGCATGAGCCCCTATCTGCGCCTGTCCTACGCCACGGGCATGGAACAGCTCGCCGAAGCCTGCGCCCGCATCGACCGTTTCTGCCGGGGACTTTCGTGA
- a CDS encoding pyridoxal phosphate-dependent aminotransferase: MTLTAERMDRISPSQTIVVTQKARALKAAGRDVISLSVGEPDFETPQNIKDAAIRAIQDGDTRYTDVAGTMTLRKAVAAKFERDNGLTYKPEEIVVSTGGKQVIFNAMLATIDDGDEAIVPAPCWVSYPDIIALAGGKPVIVPAGQNQGFKITPEQLEAAITPKTKWLILNNPSNPTGAAYSEAELKGLAEVLLRHPQVWIFTDDIYEKLVYGGFAFKTIAQVEPRLKERTVTMNGCSKGYAMTGWRIGFAGAPIALIKAMDKLQGQSTSNTSSISQAAAVEALNGPQESVETMRQAFERRRDLVVRLLNQAPGIRCATPDGAFYVFPDIAGCIGKTTASGKKIETDEDFVTALLEDEGVAAVHGSAFMFPGHFRVSYATSDAVLEDACNRIKRFCEGLK; the protein is encoded by the coding sequence ATGACGCTGACCGCCGAGCGGATGGACCGCATCTCCCCCTCCCAGACCATCGTCGTCACGCAGAAGGCGCGCGCCCTGAAGGCCGCCGGGCGTGACGTGATCAGCCTCAGCGTCGGCGAGCCGGATTTCGAGACCCCGCAGAACATCAAGGACGCCGCGATCCGGGCGATCCAGGATGGCGACACCCGCTACACCGACGTCGCCGGCACCATGACGCTGCGCAAGGCGGTGGCGGCGAAGTTCGAGCGTGACAACGGCCTGACCTACAAGCCCGAGGAGATCGTCGTCTCCACCGGCGGCAAGCAGGTGATCTTCAACGCCATGCTCGCCACGATCGACGATGGCGACGAGGCCATCGTCCCCGCCCCCTGCTGGGTCAGCTACCCCGACATCATCGCGCTCGCCGGCGGCAAGCCGGTGATCGTCCCGGCCGGGCAGAACCAGGGCTTCAAGATCACGCCGGAGCAGCTTGAGGCCGCGATCACGCCCAAGACCAAGTGGCTGATCCTGAACAACCCCTCCAACCCGACCGGCGCCGCCTATTCCGAGGCGGAGCTGAAGGGGCTGGCCGAGGTGCTGCTGCGCCACCCGCAGGTCTGGATCTTCACCGACGACATCTACGAGAAGCTCGTCTATGGCGGTTTCGCCTTCAAGACGATCGCCCAGGTGGAGCCCCGCCTGAAGGAGCGCACCGTCACCATGAACGGCTGCTCCAAGGGCTATGCCATGACCGGCTGGCGCATCGGCTTCGCCGGCGCGCCGATCGCGCTGATCAAGGCGATGGACAAGCTGCAGGGGCAGAGCACCTCCAACACCTCCTCCATCTCCCAGGCCGCCGCCGTGGAGGCGCTGAACGGCCCGCAGGAGAGCGTGGAGACCATGCGCCAGGCTTTCGAGCGCCGCCGCGACCTCGTGGTGCGCCTGCTGAACCAGGCCCCCGGCATCCGCTGCGCGACCCCCGACGGCGCCTTCTACGTCTTCCCCGACATCGCCGGCTGCATCGGCAAGACCACTGCCTCGGGCAAGAAGATCGAGACGGACGAGGATTTCGTCACCGCGCTGCTGGAGGATGAAGGCGTCGCCGCCGTGCACGGCTCGGCCTTCATGTTCCCCGGCCATTTCCGTGTCTCCTACGCGACTTCGGACGCGGTCCTGGAAGATGCCTGCAACCGCATCAAGCGGTTCTGCGAAGGGCTGAAGTAG
- a CDS encoding ABC transporter permease, whose translation MTPSGLLPAWARIGLWLGLAFLWLPVLLLVFYAFSADPVPFRWSGFSLRWFRELAADERLLEAAFLSLRIAAGAATLAMLLGGATGWLLARGGAFRGRALLGALSGAPLVLPEVVTGLSLLLLFVMLEAATGWPRGRGAGTILLAHATLGAAYAAVVVQARLARGGRELEEAAADLGATPATVFRTVTLPLMAPALAASWLLAFTLSLDDVVLASFLSGPASTTLPVALFSMLRLGMTPKVNALAVLILAAVGLALLLAAALTRGRVARGRGGD comes from the coding sequence ATGACGCCCTCGGGCCTGCTGCCCGCCTGGGCGCGCATCGGTCTCTGGCTGGGCCTGGCCTTCCTCTGGCTGCCGGTCCTGCTGCTGGTTTTCTACGCCTTCAGCGCCGATCCCGTGCCCTTCCGCTGGAGCGGCTTCTCCCTGCGCTGGTTCCGCGAGCTCGCCGCCGACGAGCGGCTGCTGGAGGCCGCCTTCCTCTCGCTCCGCATCGCCGCCGGCGCCGCCACCCTGGCCATGCTGCTGGGCGGCGCCACAGGCTGGCTCCTGGCGCGCGGCGGCGCCTTCCGGGGCCGTGCCCTGCTCGGCGCCCTGTCCGGCGCGCCGCTGGTGCTGCCGGAGGTCGTCACCGGCCTCTCGCTTCTCCTGCTCTTCGTCATGCTGGAGGCCGCCACCGGCTGGCCGCGGGGCAGGGGCGCCGGCACCATCCTCCTGGCCCATGCCACGCTGGGCGCCGCCTATGCCGCCGTCGTGGTCCAGGCCCGCCTCGCCCGGGGCGGGCGCGAGCTGGAGGAAGCCGCCGCCGATCTCGGCGCCACGCCCGCCACGGTCTTCCGCACCGTCACGTTGCCGCTGATGGCGCCCGCCCTGGCGGCCTCCTGGCTGCTCGCCTTCACCCTGTCGCTGGATGACGTCGTGCTGGCCAGCTTCCTGTCCGGCCCGGCCTCGACCACCCTGCCGGTGGCTCTGTTCTCCATGCTGCGCCTGGGCATGACGCCGAAGGTCAACGCCCTGGCCGTGCTGATCCTGGCCGCCGTCGGCCTTGCTTTGCTGCTCGCGGCAGCCCTGACGCGCGGGCGGGTTGCCCGGGGCAGGGGCGGCGACTAG
- a CDS encoding ABC transporter permease, translating into MRRLFLPPVALWLALLVAAPLLLLLALALSWQSEGLPPFDPPWNDQGINTDNFALILGDPYYRAAFWQSLELAAVTATLCLLVALPMALAIARARRSRLLLGLVLLPLWTGFLLRVGAWIGLLRDEGWINGLLRGLGLIEQPLALLYTPLALYLGMVHAYLPFAVLPLYAAFARLDPSLEEAAADLGAGPTRAFLTVTLPLVLPGALAAFLLVFIPAAGEYVVPELLGPPGALPLGRALFTEFFQNRDWPVAAALACALLALLLLPILLFQRLGRGE; encoded by the coding sequence ATGCGCCGCCTCTTCCTGCCCCCCGTCGCGCTCTGGCTCGCCCTGCTGGTGGCGGCGCCGCTGCTTCTCCTGCTGGCGCTGGCTTTGTCCTGGCAGAGCGAGGGCCTGCCACCTTTCGACCCGCCCTGGAACGACCAGGGCATCAATACGGACAACTTCGCCCTGATCCTGGGCGATCCCTATTACCGCGCCGCCTTCTGGCAATCGCTGGAACTGGCCGCCGTCACCGCCACGCTCTGCCTGCTGGTCGCCCTGCCCATGGCGCTCGCCATCGCCCGCGCCCGCCGGTCGCGCCTGCTGCTGGGCCTCGTGCTCCTGCCGCTCTGGACGGGCTTCCTGCTGCGCGTCGGCGCCTGGATCGGGCTGCTGCGGGACGAGGGCTGGATCAACGGCCTGCTGCGCGGCCTCGGGCTGATCGAGCAGCCCCTGGCCCTGCTCTATACCCCGCTCGCCCTCTATCTCGGCATGGTCCACGCCTACCTGCCCTTCGCGGTGCTGCCGCTCTATGCCGCCTTCGCCCGCCTGGACCCGTCGCTGGAGGAAGCGGCCGCCGATCTCGGTGCCGGGCCGACACGCGCCTTCCTCACCGTGACCCTGCCACTGGTCCTGCCCGGGGCGCTGGCGGCCTTCCTGCTGGTCTTCATCCCCGCCGCCGGCGAATACGTCGTCCCGGAACTGCTCGGCCCGCCCGGGGCCCTGCCGCTGGGCCGCGCCCTCTTCACCGAGTTCTTCCAGAACCGCGACTGGCCCGTGGCCGCCGCCCTGGCCTGCGCCCTGCTGGCGCTCCTTCTGCTGCCCATCCTGCTTTTCCAGCGGCTGGGGCGGGGCGAATGA
- a CDS encoding ABC transporter ATP-binding protein, translated as MSAPPLLRLSGVTRRFGALAALDGLDLAMPAGEFLTLLGGSGSGKSTLLRVIAGFERVDSGRVLLDGEDLAPLPPHRRPVNMMFQSYALFPHLSVFDNIAYGLRREGQGRAAIAGRVERLVALLHLQGLERRRPDVLSGGQRQRVALARALARRPRLLLLDEPLAALDANLRERTGFELRALQRETGAGFIMVTHDQAEALSLADRVAVLAQGRIAQIGPPAEIYARPATRFVAGFLGAANILEGRRTPDGALDCAAAAATLRAPAPLPEGTAACALRPESLRPTEREGENTATGRVEEAAFRGGDSLVLLRLPGGATLRAALPGLPPERGMILRLGWDATAVVPLAE; from the coding sequence TTGAGCGCACCACCGCTGCTGCGCCTGTCCGGCGTCACCCGCCGCTTCGGCGCGCTGGCGGCACTGGACGGGCTGGACCTCGCCATGCCGGCGGGGGAGTTCCTGACCCTGCTGGGCGGCTCCGGCTCCGGGAAATCCACGCTGCTGCGCGTGATCGCCGGATTCGAGCGCGTGGATTCCGGCCGCGTGCTGCTGGACGGCGAGGATCTCGCTCCGCTGCCGCCGCACCGGCGCCCGGTGAACATGATGTTCCAGTCCTACGCGCTGTTCCCGCATCTGAGTGTCTTCGACAACATCGCCTATGGGCTGCGGCGGGAAGGGCAGGGGCGCGCCGCCATCGCGGGGCGCGTGGAGCGCCTCGTCGCCCTGCTGCACCTTCAGGGGCTGGAAAGGCGGCGCCCCGACGTGCTTTCCGGCGGCCAGCGCCAGCGCGTCGCCTTGGCCCGTGCCCTGGCCCGCCGCCCGCGCCTGCTGCTGCTCGACGAGCCCCTGGCCGCCCTCGACGCCAATCTGCGGGAGCGCACCGGCTTCGAACTCCGCGCCCTGCAGCGCGAGACCGGCGCGGGCTTCATCATGGTCACGCACGATCAGGCGGAGGCCCTGTCCCTCGCGGATCGGGTCGCCGTCCTGGCCCAGGGCCGCATCGCGCAGATCGGCCCGCCCGCCGAAATCTATGCCCGCCCGGCCACGCGCTTCGTCGCGGGCTTCCTCGGGGCCGCCAATATCCTGGAAGGCCGCCGCACCCCCGATGGCGCGCTGGATTGCGCCGCCGCCGCCGCGACCCTGCGTGCCCCGGCGCCGCTGCCGGAAGGCACCGCCGCCTGCGCCCTGCGGCCGGAAAGCCTGCGTCCGACCGAGCGGGAGGGCGAGAACACTGCCACCGGCCGGGTCGAGGAGGCCGCCTTCCGCGGCGGCGACAGCCTGGTCCTGCTCCGCCTGCCCGGCGGCGCCACGCTCCGCGCCGCGCTGCCCGGCCTGCCGCCGGAACGCGGCATGATCCTGCGCCTGGGCTGGGATGCCACCGCCGTGGTCCCGCTGGCCGAGTGA
- a CDS encoding extracellular solute-binding protein, translated as MRLPVRRLALGLFLSLLALPAAVQAQERVINVYNWTDYIDPKAIERFQAETGITVRYDVFDSLETLEAKLSAGRSGYDVVVPTSEPSFARLVRAKALRALDRAQIPNFANQDPALLQRVASSDPGNAHGAIYLWGTIGMGLRPDRIRALAPDAPLDSLDLLLKPENAKRIAGCGIAFMDSGIDVIPSVLHWLGKDPNSGAAEDLAAAEKALLAIRPHVRAIISSGALADALANGEYCAVFGYSGDVIQARVRAEAGGRADGLTYVQPKQGAQLWFDMLAIPADAPHPEDAQRFIDFLLRPEVIAGVTNQVRYPNAVPASRAHLSQAVLDDPNVIPTPEMIARTFTVTAPPPAAERARARLWTRFKAGR; from the coding sequence ATGCGCCTGCCCGTGCGCCGCCTCGCCCTCGGCCTCTTCCTGTCCCTCCTGGCCCTTCCTGCGGCAGTCCAGGCCCAGGAACGCGTGATCAACGTCTACAACTGGACCGACTACATCGACCCCAAGGCCATCGAGCGCTTCCAGGCGGAGACCGGCATCACCGTCCGCTACGACGTCTTCGACAGCCTGGAAACGCTGGAGGCCAAGCTCTCCGCCGGCCGCTCCGGCTATGACGTGGTGGTCCCGACCTCGGAACCGAGCTTCGCCCGCCTCGTCCGCGCCAAGGCACTGCGCGCGCTCGACCGCGCGCAGATCCCGAACTTCGCCAACCAGGACCCGGCGCTGCTCCAGCGCGTCGCCAGCAGCGATCCCGGCAACGCGCATGGCGCTATCTATCTCTGGGGCACGATCGGCATGGGCCTGCGCCCGGACAGGATCCGCGCCCTGGCCCCCGACGCGCCGCTCGACAGCCTCGACCTGCTGCTGAAGCCGGAGAACGCGAAGCGCATCGCCGGCTGCGGCATCGCCTTCATGGACAGCGGCATCGACGTCATCCCCTCCGTGCTGCACTGGCTCGGGAAGGACCCGAATTCCGGCGCGGCGGAGGATCTCGCGGCGGCGGAGAAGGCGCTGCTGGCCATCCGCCCGCATGTGCGCGCCATCATCTCCTCCGGTGCCCTCGCCGACGCGCTGGCGAATGGCGAGTACTGCGCCGTCTTCGGCTATTCCGGCGACGTCATCCAGGCGCGCGTCCGGGCCGAGGCCGGCGGGCGTGCCGACGGCCTGACCTATGTGCAACCGAAGCAGGGCGCGCAGCTCTGGTTCGACATGCTGGCCATTCCCGCCGATGCGCCGCATCCGGAGGATGCGCAGCGCTTCATCGACTTCCTGCTGCGGCCCGAGGTCATCGCCGGCGTCACCAACCAGGTACGCTACCCCAATGCCGTGCCCGCCTCGCGCGCGCATCTCAGCCAGGCGGTGCTGGACGATCCCAACGTCATCCCGACGCCGGAGATGATCGCCCGCACCTTCACCGTCACCGCCCCGCCCCCCGCCGCCGAGCGTGCCCGCGCCCGGCTCTGGACCCGCTTCAAGGCCGGACGCTGA
- a CDS encoding glycosyl hydrolase family 28-related protein has translation MPDAKISQLPAAAIFSDSDLSPVVQGATPETRRATVAQWRSAMQADRPLHVRDYGAKGDGATDDAAAIQAAIDAAAAQGGGTVLLGPRRYLLAAAGLDIKPNVVLSGALSTGAQRAAGDYGSVPYAFLLDPAQTIRLRRNAGLKGVAILRTGLAAPVDMRAGINLVAGFAGIAVTVGDGTNGNGSDVRLSNLLILGFDLAVLSDYNARLRIDDIAGDNRNGLRLRHSYDITRVHNVHFWPFLTGNIDGVALNSRDVSAVAGNASGAIRVTTATAHGLVTGDMVNLTGCLGLAAANGRFTVTVVSTNAFDLNGTAYASGYAGGGKVWIWNNRRTGTAFHLEYADVAEFTNCFAYGYDTGFNLGHNVQATQCIDCSVDNHLDVADPLTVGLRITGGGGTAPDGSSTIGAFRTKWIGGFLSSQGRTVLLDPVSSTEQHHIVGAVVNGGTLRTIDLQRGALTLEACDLTTGGNLYGTGNPNVVYLGSEAQNLTLLGCDLRSATFQAASDAAMQRLSMSGNRDSSGVAKLAGGSLELHTVPSASAGPTRRLDIAADGTVTVRRRSGSLGARVNLANPSDQAAYFISAGQAGGNLGLGGDPGVNPNGGIDLGTTGNATAPMVVQIRRISASPAASDRLGYLHFNGMNSGAVETTYARLAGISDSIAAGTESGTLVLELRQGANMVERLRLSADGTLLLTAAPTAAMHAATKSYVDGQFTERRLPQVVLSAATALGFAAHNNRLLLANAGAGLSIDYNAVGLGFSCMVVNRSGADLALALSNFTGSAPVSSEGYTKIKANGVASLLTYSPDGGTTRYCHLSGAGAA, from the coding sequence ATGCCCGACGCGAAGATCAGCCAGCTCCCCGCCGCCGCCATCTTCTCCGACAGCGATCTCAGCCCGGTGGTACAGGGCGCGACACCGGAAACGCGGCGCGCGACGGTCGCGCAGTGGCGCAGCGCCATGCAGGCGGACCGGCCGCTGCATGTCCGCGACTATGGCGCCAAGGGCGATGGTGCGACCGATGATGCCGCCGCGATACAGGCGGCGATCGATGCCGCCGCCGCCCAGGGTGGCGGCACGGTGCTGCTGGGCCCCCGGCGCTACCTGCTCGCCGCCGCCGGGCTGGACATCAAGCCGAATGTAGTGCTCTCGGGCGCGCTCTCCACGGGCGCGCAACGCGCGGCAGGCGATTACGGCAGCGTTCCCTACGCCTTCCTGCTCGATCCGGCGCAGACCATCCGGCTGCGCCGCAATGCCGGGTTGAAGGGCGTGGCGATCCTGCGCACGGGCCTCGCCGCGCCGGTCGACATGCGCGCCGGCATCAACCTCGTGGCGGGCTTCGCCGGCATCGCGGTCACGGTCGGCGACGGCACGAACGGCAACGGTTCCGACGTGCGCCTGTCGAACCTGCTGATCCTGGGCTTCGACCTCGCGGTGCTCAGCGACTACAACGCGCGGCTGCGGATCGACGATATCGCGGGCGACAATCGCAACGGGCTGCGGCTGCGGCATTCCTACGACATCACCCGCGTGCACAACGTGCATTTCTGGCCCTTCCTGACGGGCAACATCGACGGCGTGGCGCTGAACAGCCGCGACGTATCGGCCGTCGCCGGCAATGCCTCGGGCGCGATCCGCGTCACCACCGCCACGGCGCATGGGCTGGTGACGGGCGACATGGTGAACCTGACCGGGTGCCTGGGCCTGGCCGCCGCGAACGGGCGCTTCACCGTGACCGTCGTCTCGACGAATGCTTTCGACCTCAACGGCACGGCCTATGCCAGCGGCTATGCCGGCGGCGGCAAGGTCTGGATCTGGAACAACCGCCGCACCGGCACCGCCTTCCATCTCGAATACGCCGATGTGGCGGAATTCACCAACTGCTTCGCCTATGGCTACGACACGGGTTTCAACCTGGGCCACAACGTGCAGGCGACGCAGTGCATCGACTGCTCGGTGGACAACCACCTGGACGTGGCCGATCCGCTGACGGTGGGGCTGCGCATCACGGGCGGCGGCGGCACCGCCCCCGATGGCAGCAGCACGATCGGCGCCTTCCGCACCAAATGGATCGGCGGCTTCCTGTCCTCGCAGGGGCGGACGGTGCTGCTGGACCCGGTTTCCTCCACCGAGCAGCACCACATCGTCGGCGCGGTGGTGAACGGCGGCACGCTGCGGACCATCGACCTGCAGCGCGGCGCCCTGACGCTGGAGGCCTGCGACCTCACTACCGGCGGCAACCTGTACGGCACGGGCAATCCGAATGTCGTGTATCTCGGCAGCGAGGCGCAGAACCTGACGCTGCTGGGCTGCGACCTGCGGAGCGCGACCTTCCAGGCGGCCAGCGACGCGGCGATGCAGCGGCTGAGCATGAGCGGCAACCGCGACTCCTCCGGCGTGGCGAAGCTCGCGGGCGGCAGCCTGGAGCTGCACACCGTGCCGAGCGCGAGCGCGGGGCCGACCCGGCGGCTGGACATCGCCGCCGATGGCACGGTGACGGTGCGCCGCCGCTCCGGCAGCCTCGGGGCGCGCGTCAACCTCGCCAACCCCTCGGACCAGGCGGCCTATTTCATCTCCGCCGGGCAGGCGGGGGGCAATCTCGGCCTGGGCGGCGATCCGGGCGTGAACCCGAATGGCGGCATCGACCTGGGCACCACCGGCAACGCCACCGCGCCGATGGTGGTGCAGATCCGGCGGATCTCGGCCAGCCCGGCGGCCAGCGACCGGCTAGGCTACCTCCACTTCAACGGCATGAACAGCGGCGCGGTGGAGACCACCTATGCCCGGCTGGCGGGCATCTCGGACAGCATCGCCGCCGGCACGGAATCCGGCACGCTGGTGCTGGAGCTGCGCCAGGGCGCGAACATGGTCGAGCGGCTGCGCCTTTCGGCCGACGGCACGCTGCTCCTGACCGCGGCGCCGACCGCGGCGATGCACGCGGCCACCAAGAGCTATGTGGACGGGCAGTTCACCGAAAGGCGGCTGCCGCAGGTGGTGCTCTCCGCCGCCACGGCGCTGGGCTTCGCCGCGCACAACAACCGGCTGCTGCTGGCCAATGCCGGGGCCGGGCTGAGCATCGACTACAACGCGGTCGGGCTCGGCTTCTCCTGCATGGTGGTCAACCGCAGCGGCGCCGACCTGGCGCTGGCACTCAGCAACTTCACCGGCAGCGCGCCGGTCAGTTCGGAGGGCTACACGAAGATCAAGGCGAATGGGGTGGCGAGCCTGCTGACCTATTCGCCCGATGGCGGCACCACCCGGTACTGCCATCTCAGCGGGGCGGGCGCGGCCTGA
- a CDS encoding phage tail fiber protein, whose translation MSDLTNYARDMLARTLCGRAPTPPGAVYAALGSAGSATGGVTGEPAGTGYARQRVTFNGTGSQANAEALRFTFTAAAGTLGYLGLYDAASGGNPLTFMALPQPVVMSGPGTVTIAASGLVVAPD comes from the coding sequence ATGAGCGACCTGACCAACTATGCCCGCGACATGCTGGCCCGGACCCTGTGCGGCCGGGCGCCGACCCCGCCGGGTGCGGTCTATGCCGCGCTGGGCAGCGCCGGCAGCGCGACGGGCGGTGTGACCGGGGAGCCGGCGGGCACCGGCTATGCCCGGCAGCGCGTCACCTTCAATGGCACCGGCAGCCAGGCGAATGCGGAGGCGCTGCGCTTCACCTTCACCGCCGCCGCCGGCACGCTGGGCTATCTCGGCCTGTACGACGCCGCCTCGGGGGGCAATCCGCTCACCTTCATGGCACTGCCGCAGCCTGTGGTGATGTCGGGCCCTGGCACGGTCACCATCGCCGCGAGCGGGCTGGTGGTGGCGCCGGACTGA
- a CDS encoding MAPEG family protein produces MTLELRLLGWTVVLGIVQLLLAAMATTVQNGLAWSAGARDEKRPPEGIAARLHRAQSNLMETFPFFAAVILAAHLAGREGAMTAWGAQIYFWGRVVYLPLYAAGVPWLRSIVWAVSMLGLVLVLLAVLLP; encoded by the coding sequence ATGACACTGGAACTGAGGCTTCTGGGATGGACGGTGGTGCTGGGCATCGTCCAGCTCCTGCTGGCGGCCATGGCGACCACGGTACAGAACGGGCTGGCCTGGTCCGCCGGGGCGAGGGACGAGAAGCGGCCGCCCGAAGGCATCGCGGCCCGGCTGCACCGGGCGCAATCCAACCTGATGGAGACCTTCCCCTTCTTCGCTGCCGTGATCCTTGCCGCCCATCTCGCCGGCCGGGAAGGGGCGATGACGGCCTGGGGCGCGCAGATCTACTTCTGGGGACGTGTGGTCTATCTGCCGCTCTACGCCGCCGGCGTCCCCTGGCTGCGCAGCATCGTCTGGGCGGTTTCGATGCTGGGCCTCGTCCTGGTCCTGCTGGCGGTGCTGCTGCCGTAG